The Shewanella mangrovisoli genome has a window encoding:
- the rpsM gene encoding 30S ribosomal protein S13 yields the protein MARIAGINIPDQKHTVIALTAIFGIGRTRARAICAATSIAETAKIKELSEAQIDTLREEVAKYLVEGDLRREISMNIKRLMDLGCYRGLRHRRSLPLRGQRTKTNARTRKGPRKPIKK from the coding sequence GTGGCCCGTATCGCTGGCATTAACATTCCTGATCAAAAGCATACAGTCATCGCATTGACTGCAATTTTCGGCATCGGCCGTACTCGCGCTAGAGCAATCTGCGCAGCTACGTCAATTGCTGAAACTGCTAAGATCAAGGAATTGAGCGAAGCTCAAATCGACACCCTACGCGAAGAAGTTGCCAAATACTTAGTAGAAGGTGACTTACGTCGTGAGATTTCCATGAACATCAAGCGTCTGATGGACCTTGGTTGCTATCGTGGTCTCCGCCATCGTCGTAGCCTGCCTCTTCGTGGGCAACGTACTAAGACCAATGCGCGTACGCGTAAAGGTCCACGTAAACCAATCAAGAAGTAA
- the rpsS gene encoding 30S ribosomal protein S19 produces MPRSLKKGPFIDLHLLKKVEKAMEAGDKKPIKTWSRRSMIIPNMIGLTIAVHNGRQHVPVFVTDEMIGHKLGEFSPTRTYRGHAADKKAKKR; encoded by the coding sequence ATGCCACGTTCTCTCAAGAAAGGTCCCTTCATTGACCTGCACTTGCTGAAGAAGGTAGAGAAAGCGATGGAAGCAGGTGACAAGAAGCCTATTAAGACTTGGTCACGTCGCTCTATGATCATTCCAAATATGATTGGTTTGACCATCGCTGTCCATAATGGTCGTCAGCACGTTCCTGTGTTCGTAACTGACGAAATGATCGGCCACAAACTTGGTGAATTCTCACCAACTCGCACTTATCGCGGCCATGCTGCTGATAAGAAAGCGAAGAAGCGTTAA
- the rplP gene encoding 50S ribosomal protein L16, protein MLQPKRMKFRKMFKGRNRGLANGTEVSFGTFGLKAVGRGRLTARQIESARRAMTRHIKRQGQIWIRVFPDKPITSKPLEVRMGKGKGNVEYWVCQIQPGKVLYEMNGVSEVIAREAFALAAAKLPIKTTFVTKTVM, encoded by the coding sequence ATGCTGCAACCTAAACGTATGAAGTTTCGCAAGATGTTCAAAGGCCGCAACCGCGGTCTAGCGAACGGTACCGAAGTTAGCTTTGGTACTTTTGGTCTGAAAGCAGTCGGCCGTGGTCGTTTAACTGCTCGTCAGATCGAATCTGCACGTCGTGCCATGACACGTCACATTAAGCGTCAGGGACAAATTTGGATTCGAGTTTTCCCGGACAAACCAATTACCTCTAAGCCTCTTGAAGTGCGTATGGGTAAAGGTAAAGGTAACGTTGAATACTGGGTATGTCAGATTCAACCTGGTAAGGTTCTTTATGAGATGAATGGTGTTTCTGAAGTGATCGCTCGTGAAGCGTTTGCTTTAGCTGCTGCCAAGCTTCCAATTAAGACTACCTTCGTAACTAAGACGGTGATGTAA
- the rpsQ gene encoding 30S ribosomal protein S17 codes for MSDKIRTLQGRVTSNKMDKTITVAIERQVKHPIYGKYIKRTTKIHAHDEANQCNEGDVVAIRECRPLSKTKSWTLVEVVSKA; via the coding sequence ATGTCTGATAAAATCCGTACTTTGCAAGGTCGTGTGACAAGCAACAAAATGGATAAAACCATTACTGTAGCTATCGAACGCCAAGTGAAACACCCAATCTATGGGAAGTACATTAAGCGTACGACTAAGATCCATGCACACGATGAAGCTAATCAGTGCAACGAAGGCGATGTAGTAGCGATCCGCGAATGTCGTCCTCTGTCTAAGACTAAATCTTGGACTCTGGTTGAAGTAGTATCAAAGGCCTAA
- the rpsE gene encoding 30S ribosomal protein S5 yields MAKLEAQQKDDLQEKLIAVNRVSKVVKGGRIFSFTALTVVGDGNGKVGYGYGKAREVPAAIQKAMEKARRNMVTVELNAGTLHHPVKGRHTGSRVYMQPASQGTGIIAGGAMRAVLEVAGVHNVLSKAYGSTNPINIVRATVDALVHMKSPSQIAAKRGLNVDEIRG; encoded by the coding sequence ATGGCTAAATTAGAAGCTCAGCAAAAAGACGATCTGCAAGAGAAATTAATTGCAGTTAATCGTGTTTCTAAAGTAGTTAAGGGCGGTCGTATCTTTAGCTTCACTGCACTAACAGTAGTGGGTGATGGTAACGGTAAGGTCGGCTATGGCTATGGTAAAGCGCGCGAAGTTCCAGCAGCGATTCAAAAAGCTATGGAAAAAGCCCGTCGTAACATGGTGACCGTTGAGTTGAATGCAGGCACTCTGCATCACCCAGTTAAAGGTCGTCATACTGGTTCACGTGTATACATGCAACCAGCATCACAGGGTACCGGTATTATCGCCGGTGGCGCAATGCGTGCCGTATTGGAAGTAGCAGGCGTTCATAACGTTCTGTCAAAAGCATACGGTTCTACTAACCCGATCAACATCGTTCGCGCGACTGTAGATGCTCTGGTGCACATGAAGTCACCTTCGCAAATCGCAGCTAAGCGTGGCCTGAATGTTGACGAAATTCGGGGGTAA
- the rplO gene encoding 50S ribosomal protein L15 produces the protein MRLNTLSPAAGAKHAPKRVGRGMGSGLGKTAGRGHKGQKSRSGGGVRPGFEGGQMPLKIRLPKFGFTSRRAMVTAEVRVLELAKVNGDVIDLNALKDANVITRNIQFAKIVLSGTIERPVTVKGLKVTKGARAAIEAAGGKIEE, from the coding sequence ATGCGTTTAAATACTCTATCTCCAGCTGCAGGCGCTAAGCATGCACCAAAGCGTGTAGGCCGTGGTATGGGTTCAGGCTTAGGTAAAACTGCTGGTCGTGGTCACAAAGGCCAAAAATCTCGTAGCGGTGGCGGTGTACGCCCAGGCTTCGAGGGTGGTCAAATGCCACTTAAGATCCGTTTACCTAAATTTGGTTTTACCTCGCGTCGCGCTATGGTAACAGCTGAAGTTCGTGTACTCGAACTGGCTAAAGTTAACGGTGATGTTATCGACTTAAACGCTCTGAAAGATGCGAACGTTATTACTCGCAACATCCAGTTTGCGAAAATCGTTCTTTCAGGTACCATTGAGCGCCCAGTGACCGTAAAAGGTCTGAAGGTAACCAAAGGTGCACGTGCAGCGATTGAAGCTGCTGGCGGTAAGATCGAGGAATAA
- the rpmD gene encoding 50S ribosomal protein L30, translating into MATKTVKVTQTKSAIGRLPKHRATLTGLGLRRIGHTVELEDTPSVRGMINKVYYMVKVED; encoded by the coding sequence ATGGCAACTAAAACTGTAAAAGTTACTCAGACTAAAAGTGCTATCGGTCGTTTACCAAAGCACCGTGCGACCTTAACTGGTCTTGGTCTGCGTCGCATTGGTCACACTGTTGAATTAGAAGATACTCCTTCAGTTCGCGGTATGATCAACAAGGTCTACTACATGGTTAAGGTGGAGGATTAA
- the rplF gene encoding 50S ribosomal protein L6 produces MSRVAKAPVSIPAGVEVTLNEQTLTVKGAKGSLTRVINNAVNVVIEDGVIKFLPVEGAVGAWAQAGTTRALVNNMVVGVSQGFERKLKLVGVGYRAKLVGSDIDLTLGFSHPLVHKLPAGVTAECPSQTDIVLRGVDKQLIGQVAAEIRGYRPPEPYKGKGVRYDDEEVRRKEAKKK; encoded by the coding sequence ATGTCTCGTGTAGCAAAAGCACCAGTATCTATTCCAGCTGGCGTAGAGGTGACCTTAAACGAACAGACCCTGACCGTCAAAGGCGCGAAAGGAAGTCTGACTCGAGTGATCAACAATGCGGTCAATGTTGTTATTGAAGATGGCGTGATCAAGTTCCTACCTGTTGAAGGCGCTGTTGGCGCTTGGGCACAGGCTGGTACCACACGTGCATTAGTAAACAACATGGTTGTTGGTGTATCTCAAGGTTTTGAGCGTAAGTTAAAGTTAGTTGGCGTTGGTTACCGTGCGAAGCTCGTCGGTTCTGACATTGACCTGACTTTAGGTTTCTCTCATCCGTTAGTACACAAACTGCCCGCAGGCGTTACTGCAGAGTGTCCAAGCCAAACTGACATCGTCCTACGTGGCGTTGATAAGCAGTTAATTGGCCAAGTCGCTGCTGAGATTCGCGGATACCGTCCACCAGAGCCATACAAAGGCAAGGGTGTTCGCTATGACGACGAAGAAGTACGCCGTAAAGAGGCTAAGAAGAAGTAG
- the rpsC gene encoding 30S ribosomal protein S3, translating into MGQKVHPNGIRLGITKPWISTWYADKSDYANNLNSDWEVRKYLADKLQAASVSKIVIERPAKSIRVTIHTARPGVVIGKKGEDVEVLRAAVSKLAGTPAQINIAEIRKPELDAKLVADSIAQQLERRVMFRRAMKRAVQNAMRIGAQGIKVEVSGRLGGAEIARSEWYREGRVPLHTLRADIDYSTSESHTQYGVIGIKVWIFKGEVLDGMLPQIEEPKQQQPKRKPRGK; encoded by the coding sequence ATGGGACAGAAAGTACATCCTAATGGTATCCGTCTGGGTATCACCAAGCCTTGGATCTCTACCTGGTACGCAGATAAGTCAGATTATGCAAATAACCTGAACAGCGACTGGGAAGTGCGTAAGTATCTTGCAGACAAACTGCAAGCTGCATCAGTATCTAAGATTGTTATCGAACGCCCAGCGAAAAGCATCCGCGTTACTATTCACACTGCCCGTCCAGGCGTTGTGATCGGTAAGAAAGGTGAAGACGTTGAAGTATTGCGTGCTGCAGTTTCAAAACTGGCTGGCACTCCTGCTCAAATTAACATCGCTGAGATCCGTAAACCTGAGCTAGATGCCAAGTTAGTTGCTGACTCAATTGCACAGCAATTAGAGCGTCGTGTTATGTTCCGTCGCGCTATGAAGCGTGCAGTACAAAACGCAATGCGTATTGGTGCTCAAGGTATCAAAGTTGAAGTTAGTGGCCGTTTAGGCGGTGCTGAGATTGCGCGCTCTGAGTGGTACCGTGAAGGTCGTGTACCTTTGCATACACTGCGTGCTGATATCGACTATTCAACCTCTGAAAGTCACACTCAATACGGTGTGATTGGTATTAAAGTTTGGATCTTCAAAGGTGAAGTTCTGGACGGAATGCTGCCACAGATTGAAGAGCCGAAACAGCAGCAACCTAAGCGCAAGCCTCGTGGTAAATAG
- the rplR gene encoding 50S ribosomal protein L18, whose translation MDKKTSRLRRAIRARKKIQELGVNRLVVHRTPRHIYAQVINPEAQVVAAASTVEKAVKEQLKSTGNVDAAKAVGKFIAERAIEKGVTTVAFDRSGFKYHGRVAALADAAREAGLQF comes from the coding sequence ATGGATAAGAAAACATCTCGCTTACGTCGCGCTATTCGCGCTCGTAAGAAGATCCAAGAGCTGGGCGTGAACCGTCTGGTTGTACATCGTACACCGCGTCACATTTATGCTCAGGTGATCAATCCTGAAGCTCAGGTGGTGGCAGCTGCTTCAACCGTGGAAAAAGCGGTTAAAGAGCAACTGAAGAGTACCGGTAACGTAGACGCGGCTAAAGCAGTAGGTAAATTTATTGCTGAACGCGCGATCGAGAAAGGCGTAACTACTGTTGCGTTCGATCGTTCTGGTTTCAAGTATCACGGTCGTGTAGCTGCTCTGGCAGATGCTGCTCGTGAAGCTGGCCTCCAGTTCTAA
- the rpsH gene encoding 30S ribosomal protein S8 — protein sequence MSMQDPIADMLTRIRNGQAANKVSVKMPSAKLKVAIAKLLKEEGYIADYAVADEAKPELEITLKYFQGQPVVETIQRVSRPGLRIYKGKNELPKVMGGLGVAIVSTSKGLMTDRAARLAGMGGEVICYVA from the coding sequence ATGAGCATGCAAGATCCTATTGCGGATATGTTAACCCGTATTCGTAACGGCCAAGCTGCTAACAAAGTATCTGTGAAGATGCCTTCTGCTAAGCTGAAAGTCGCTATCGCGAAACTGCTTAAAGAAGAAGGTTACATCGCTGATTACGCCGTAGCAGATGAAGCCAAGCCTGAACTGGAAATCACTTTAAAGTATTTCCAAGGCCAACCAGTCGTTGAGACTATCCAGCGCGTAAGCCGTCCTGGTCTTCGTATTTACAAAGGTAAAAACGAGTTACCAAAAGTGATGGGCGGACTGGGTGTCGCAATTGTGTCCACTTCTAAAGGCCTGATGACTGATCGTGCCGCCCGCCTTGCAGGCATGGGTGGCGAGGTTATCTGCTACGTAGCATAA
- the secY gene encoding preprotein translocase subunit SecY: protein MAKPGLDLKSAKGGLSELKARLLFVIGAIIVFRAGSFVPIPGIDAAVLAELFAQQKGTILGMFNMFSGGALSRASIFALGIMPYISASIIMQLLTVVHPALAELKKEGESGRKKISQYTRWGTLVLGTFQSIGIATGLPNLVPGLVVNIGFGFYFVAVVSLVTGTMFLMWLGEQITERGIGNGISILIFAGIVAGLPSAIGQTAEQARQGDLNVLVLLLLAVIIFAVTYFVVFVERGQRRIVVNYAKRQQGRKVFAAQSTHLPLKINMAGVIPPIFASSIILFPGTLAQWFGQNESMSWLSDFSLAVSPGQPLYSLLYAAAIIFFCFFYTALVFNPRETADNLKKSGAFIPGIRPGEQTSRYIDKVMTRLTLAGALYITFICLIPEFMLIAWKVQFYFGGTSLLIMVVVIMDFMAQVQTHMMSHQYESVMKKANLVNKANLDRFGR from the coding sequence ATGGCAAAACCAGGACTTGATTTAAAAAGCGCGAAAGGTGGACTTTCTGAATTGAAAGCTCGCCTCCTGTTCGTGATTGGTGCGATTATCGTCTTTAGAGCCGGTTCGTTTGTGCCAATTCCTGGTATTGACGCAGCTGTATTAGCAGAGCTGTTTGCTCAGCAAAAAGGTACCATCCTTGGCATGTTTAACATGTTCTCGGGTGGTGCTCTTTCCCGTGCTTCTATCTTTGCATTAGGTATCATGCCGTACATTTCGGCATCGATTATCATGCAGTTATTGACTGTGGTGCATCCTGCACTCGCTGAATTGAAAAAAGAAGGCGAGTCTGGACGTAAAAAAATCAGTCAGTACACACGTTGGGGTACGTTGGTGCTGGGTACATTCCAGTCGATCGGTATTGCAACAGGGTTACCAAACTTAGTCCCTGGCCTAGTGGTCAACATTGGATTCGGTTTCTACTTTGTTGCGGTTGTGAGCTTAGTAACAGGAACTATGTTCCTGATGTGGCTAGGTGAGCAAATTACCGAACGAGGTATAGGTAACGGTATCTCGATTTTAATTTTCGCAGGTATTGTTGCTGGATTACCTTCCGCTATCGGCCAAACGGCTGAGCAGGCGCGTCAAGGTGACCTGAATGTGTTAGTATTGTTGTTGCTCGCGGTAATTATTTTTGCTGTGACTTATTTCGTGGTGTTTGTAGAACGTGGTCAACGTCGTATCGTTGTTAACTACGCTAAGCGCCAGCAAGGCCGTAAGGTATTCGCTGCGCAATCTACTCACTTGCCGCTGAAAATAAACATGGCGGGTGTAATTCCTCCAATTTTTGCGTCAAGCATCATTTTGTTCCCAGGCACACTGGCTCAGTGGTTTGGTCAAAATGAGTCTATGTCATGGTTAAGTGATTTTTCACTGGCCGTGTCACCAGGACAACCGCTTTACTCATTATTGTATGCAGCAGCGATTATCTTCTTCTGTTTCTTCTATACTGCGTTGGTATTTAACCCACGTGAAACAGCAGATAACCTGAAGAAGAGTGGTGCATTCATCCCTGGGATCCGTCCTGGAGAACAGACTTCGCGTTACATTGATAAAGTAATGACTCGCCTGACATTAGCTGGCGCGTTATACATTACCTTTATCTGTTTAATTCCGGAGTTCATGTTAATTGCGTGGAAAGTACAGTTCTATTTTGGCGGTACTTCACTACTAATTATGGTAGTCGTAATCATGGACTTCATGGCTCAGGTTCAGACCCATATGATGTCACATCAGTATGAGTCTGTGATGAAGAAAGCTAACCTAGTAAACAAAGCGAACTTAGATCGCTTTGGTCGCTAA
- the rplE gene encoding 50S ribosomal protein L5, which yields MAKLHDKYQETVVAELTKKFGYTSVMQVPRIEKITLNMGVGEAVADKKVMEHAVRDMTAIAGQKPVVTVARKSVAGFKIREGYPIGCKVTLRGERMWEFLERLVDIAIPRIRDFRGLSAKAFDGRGNYAMGVREQIIFPEIDYDKIDKIRGMDIVITTSANSDEEGRALLDAFNFPFKK from the coding sequence ATGGCGAAACTGCATGATAAATATCAAGAGACTGTTGTCGCTGAACTGACTAAAAAGTTCGGTTATACCAGTGTCATGCAAGTCCCTCGGATTGAGAAAATCACCCTGAACATGGGTGTTGGCGAAGCCGTTGCAGACAAAAAAGTTATGGAACATGCTGTTCGTGACATGACTGCAATCGCTGGTCAAAAACCAGTAGTGACTGTTGCTCGTAAATCAGTTGCTGGTTTTAAAATCCGTGAAGGCTACCCTATTGGCTGTAAAGTGACCCTGCGCGGTGAGCGTATGTGGGAATTCTTAGAGCGTTTAGTTGACATCGCAATCCCACGTATTCGTGACTTCCGTGGTCTGAGCGCTAAAGCGTTCGACGGCCGTGGTAACTACGCAATGGGCGTGCGTGAGCAGATCATTTTCCCAGAAATCGATTACGATAAAATCGATAAAATTCGCGGTATGGATATTGTTATCACTACCTCTGCGAATTCTGACGAAGAAGGTCGTGCTTTGTTAGACGCTTTTAACTTCCCATTCAAGAAATAA
- the rpsD gene encoding 30S ribosomal protein S4 → MARYLGPKLKLSRREGTDLFLKSGVRAIDSKCKLESAPGQHGARKPRLSEYGLQLREKQKVRRIYGVLEKQFRNYYKEAARLKGNTGENLLQLLETRLDNVVYRMGFGATRAESRQLVSHKSIMVNGRVVNIPSFKVSANDVVSIREKSRTQARIKAALEVAAQREKPTWVEVDSAKMEGAFKRIPERSDLSAEINEQLIVELYSK, encoded by the coding sequence ATGGCAAGATACTTGGGTCCCAAGCTCAAGCTCAGCCGCCGAGAAGGTACTGACCTTTTCTTAAAAAGCGGTGTGAGAGCAATCGATTCAAAGTGTAAACTGGAATCTGCACCAGGACAGCATGGCGCTCGTAAGCCACGTCTGTCAGAGTACGGTTTACAGTTACGCGAAAAACAAAAAGTTCGTCGTATTTACGGTGTGTTAGAAAAGCAATTCCGTAACTACTACAAAGAGGCTGCACGTCTGAAAGGCAACACTGGTGAGAACCTGTTGCAACTTTTAGAAACTCGTTTAGATAACGTTGTTTATCGTATGGGTTTCGGTGCGACTCGTGCAGAATCACGTCAGCTAGTAAGCCATAAATCAATTATGGTTAACGGTCGTGTTGTTAACATTCCGTCATTCAAAGTGTCTGCGAATGATGTTGTAAGCATCCGTGAAAAGTCACGCACTCAAGCTCGTATCAAAGCGGCTTTAGAAGTGGCAGCTCAACGCGAGAAGCCTACATGGGTTGAAGTCGACAGCGCGAAAATGGAAGGTGCTTTCAAGCGTATTCCAGAACGTAGCGATTTGTCTGCGGAAATTAACGAACAGCTGATCGTCGAGCTTTACTCTAAGTAA
- the rpmJ gene encoding 50S ribosomal protein L36 — MKVRASVKKICRNCKIVKRSGVVRVICVEPKHKQRQG; from the coding sequence ATGAAAGTTCGAGCTTCCGTGAAGAAGATCTGCCGTAACTGCAAGATCGTCAAGCGTAGTGGCGTTGTACGCGTTATCTGTGTTGAACCAAAACACAAACAGCGTCAAGGCTAA
- the rplV gene encoding 50S ribosomal protein L22, whose translation MEVLAKHRFARTSAQKARLVADQIRGLPVAKALEILTFSPKKAAVLVKKVLDSAIANAEHNEGADIDELKVGAVFVDEGPTMKRIMPRAKGRADRIMKRTSHITVVVSDR comes from the coding sequence ATGGAAGTTTTAGCTAAACATCGTTTTGCCCGTACGTCTGCGCAGAAGGCTCGTCTAGTTGCTGATCAAATTCGTGGTTTGCCTGTTGCTAAGGCCCTCGAAATTCTGACTTTCAGCCCAAAGAAAGCCGCCGTACTGGTTAAAAAAGTACTTGACTCAGCTATCGCAAACGCCGAACACAACGAAGGCGCTGACATTGATGAGCTAAAAGTAGGCGCCGTCTTCGTTGACGAGGGTCCAACTATGAAGCGTATCATGCCACGTGCTAAAGGCCGCGCTGATCGTATCATGAAGCGTACCAGCCACATCACTGTGGTTGTATCAGATCGCTAG
- the rpsN gene encoding 30S ribosomal protein S14, with translation MAKTSMKAREAKRAQLVAKFAEKRAALKAIIANPASSDEDRWDAVLKLQALPRDSSASRQRNRCNQTGRPHGFLRKFGLSRIKLREATMRGEVPGLRKASW, from the coding sequence ATGGCAAAAACATCAATGAAAGCACGTGAAGCAAAGCGTGCACAGCTCGTAGCTAAGTTCGCTGAAAAGCGCGCTGCTCTGAAAGCAATTATTGCAAATCCAGCTTCTTCTGACGAAGACCGTTGGGACGCAGTATTAAAGCTGCAAGCTCTACCACGTGATTCCAGCGCATCGCGTCAACGCAATCGTTGTAATCAAACTGGTCGCCCACATGGTTTCCTGCGTAAGTTCGGTTTAAGCCGTATCAAGTTACGTGAAGCAACCATGCGTGGTGAAGTTCCTGGCCTGCGTAAGGCTAGCTGGTAA
- the rplN gene encoding 50S ribosomal protein L14, whose amino-acid sequence MIQMQSTLDVACNSGARRVQCIKVLGGSHRRYAGIGDIIKVSVKEAIPRAKAKKGDVYNAVVVRTKKGVRRPDGSVIRFDRNAAVLLNNNLQPIGTRIFGPVTRELRSEQFMKIVSLAPEVL is encoded by the coding sequence ATGATCCAAATGCAATCGACTCTTGACGTCGCATGTAACAGCGGCGCACGCAGAGTTCAGTGTATTAAGGTCTTGGGTGGCTCTCATCGTCGTTATGCCGGTATCGGCGACATCATCAAGGTTTCTGTTAAAGAAGCAATTCCTCGCGCTAAAGCGAAGAAAGGTGATGTGTATAACGCGGTGGTAGTCCGTACTAAGAAAGGCGTACGTCGTCCAGACGGTTCTGTCATTCGCTTCGATCGGAATGCAGCAGTTCTTCTGAACAACAACCTGCAGCCGATTGGCACTCGTATCTTTGGACCAGTGACACGTGAATTGCGCTCTGAGCAGTTCATGAAGATTGTCTCGCTGGCACCAGAAGTACTGTAA
- the rplB gene encoding 50S ribosomal protein L2, whose product MAVIKCKPTSPGRRHVVKVVNSDLHKGKPFAGLLAKKSKSGGRNNTGRITVRHVGGGHKQHYRLIDFKRDKDGIPAKIERLEYDPNRTAHIALVLYADGERRYILAAKGMQAGDKIQSGVEAEIKTGNAMPLRNIPVGSVVHAVEMKPGKGAQIARSAGAYVQVVARDGAYATLRLRSGEMRKVPVDCRATFGEVGNAEHMLRQLGKAGAKRWRGVRPTVRGVAMNPVDHPHGGGEGRTSGGRHPVTPWGVPTKGYKTRSNKRTDKYIVRRRNK is encoded by the coding sequence ATGGCAGTTATTAAGTGTAAGCCAACCTCTCCAGGTCGTCGCCACGTTGTTAAAGTGGTGAACTCTGACCTGCACAAGGGTAAACCTTTTGCTGGCCTGTTGGCGAAAAAATCTAAAAGTGGTGGCCGTAACAACACTGGCCGTATCACTGTTCGTCACGTTGGTGGCGGTCACAAGCAGCACTACCGTTTAATCGACTTCAAACGCGATAAAGACGGTATCCCTGCAAAAATTGAGCGTCTGGAATACGATCCAAACCGTACTGCGCACATCGCGTTAGTACTGTATGCGGATGGTGAGCGTCGTTACATCCTTGCAGCTAAAGGCATGCAAGCTGGCGACAAGATCCAGTCTGGTGTTGAAGCCGAAATCAAAACCGGTAACGCAATGCCACTGCGCAACATTCCAGTAGGTTCTGTTGTGCACGCTGTTGAAATGAAGCCTGGTAAAGGTGCTCAGATCGCGCGTTCAGCGGGTGCTTATGTACAAGTTGTTGCTCGTGATGGCGCATATGCCACTTTACGTCTTCGCTCTGGCGAAATGCGCAAAGTGCCAGTTGATTGCCGCGCAACATTTGGTGAAGTTGGTAATGCCGAACACATGCTACGCCAGTTAGGTAAAGCAGGTGCTAAGCGCTGGAGAGGCGTTCGCCCAACAGTTCGCGGTGTTGCAATGAACCCGGTAGACCATCCACACGGTGGTGGTGAAGGCCGTACTTCTGGTGGTCGTCACCCAGTGACTCCATGGGGTGTGCCAACTAAGGGTTATAAGACTCGTAGTAACAAGCGCACTGACAAGTACATCGTACGTCGTCGTAATAAATAG
- the rpmC gene encoding 50S ribosomal protein L29: MKASELREKSVEELNAELLGLLREQFNLRMQHATGQLTQTHQLKLVRRNIARVKTIITSKAGA, translated from the coding sequence ATGAAAGCGAGCGAACTAAGAGAAAAGAGCGTTGAAGAACTGAACGCTGAACTACTTGGTCTGCTGCGTGAGCAGTTCAACCTGCGTATGCAACACGCCACTGGTCAGTTGACTCAGACTCATCAACTGAAATTAGTGCGCCGTAACATTGCGCGCGTTAAGACCATTATTACTTCTAAGGCGGGTGCATAA
- the rplX gene encoding 50S ribosomal protein L24, giving the protein MAAKIRRQDEVIVLAGKDKGKRAKVAQVLPTGKLIVEGINLVKKHQKPNPQLGVAGGIVEKEAPIQASNVAIFNPVTGKADRVGFRFEDGKKVRFFKSNSELVK; this is encoded by the coding sequence ATGGCAGCTAAAATCCGTCGTCAAGACGAAGTAATCGTATTAGCAGGTAAAGACAAGGGCAAACGCGCTAAAGTTGCTCAAGTTTTACCTACTGGTAAGTTAATTGTTGAAGGCATCAATCTTGTCAAGAAACACCAAAAGCCAAACCCACAACTGGGTGTAGCCGGTGGTATTGTTGAGAAAGAAGCACCGATTCAAGCATCAAATGTTGCGATCTTTAACCCTGTCACTGGCAAGGCGGATCGTGTTGGTTTCCGATTTGAAGACGGCAAAAAAGTTCGTTTCTTTAAATCGAACAGTGAACTCGTTAAGTAA
- the rpsK gene encoding 30S ribosomal protein S11: MAKVPSRSPRKRVRKQVADGMAHIHASFNNTIVTITDRQGNALSWATSGGSGFRGSRKSTPFAAQVAAERAGAAAQDYGLKNLEVFVKGPGPGRESAIRALNAVGYKITNITDVTPIPHNGCRPPKKRRV, from the coding sequence ATGGCTAAAGTTCCGTCACGTTCTCCGCGTAAGCGCGTACGTAAACAGGTTGCAGATGGCATGGCTCATATCCATGCTTCTTTCAACAACACAATTGTCACCATTACAGATCGTCAAGGTAATGCGTTGTCATGGGCTACTTCAGGTGGTTCAGGTTTCCGTGGTTCACGTAAATCTACGCCATTTGCTGCACAGGTAGCTGCTGAGCGTGCAGGTGCTGCTGCTCAAGACTACGGTTTAAAAAACCTTGAAGTGTTTGTGAAGGGTCCAGGTCCAGGTCGTGAATCAGCCATTCGTGCGCTGAACGCTGTTGGTTATAAAATTACCAACATTACCGATGTGACGCCGATCCCTCATAATGGTTGTCGTCCTCCTAAAAAGCGTCGTGTATAA